Within Bradymonas sediminis, the genomic segment GAAAATAAAAGCCTGTTTACCTGAGACGCCTTGACGTCCCCATCGCGGATAAGGATTCTGGCGCGGTCCCGAGCTTTGCTATCGTGCGCCCCTAAAAGCAAGCGCATTCGATTACTTATACCCAGCGAGTACCCCCATGGCCGCCGACGCGCCGAACACCCCCGAATCTACGCCATCTAAAGATAATTTCGTGGTGCGCCAGCTGCACCGCATGGCCGAGATGGGCAACCGCCTGCCGGACCCGCTCACGCTCTTTGCCCTGATGGCGCTGGCGGTGGTCTTGGCGTCGGCCGCGCTGTCGGGCACCAGCGTGACGGTGCTCGAGGGCACCCCGCAGGCGCAATCCCACGAGGTCCTAAGCCTGCTGAGCTGGGAGGGCATCCGCTGGATGTTCCTCAACGCCATCGACAACTTCATGGGCTTTGCGCCGCTGGGCCCGGTGCTCACGGTGATGCTCGGCATCGGCATCGCCGAGCGCACCGGTTTTGTGACGATGGGCTTGCGGGTGCTGGTCGAGTCGGTGCCCAAAAGCCTGATCACCGCGACGCTTATCTTCGCGTGTGTCATGAGCTCGATGGTCGCCGACGCCGGTTATATCGTGCTCACGCCCCTGGGCGCGCTGATCTTCGCCGGCCTGGGGCGCCACCCCATCGCCGGGCTCGCCGCGGCCTACGCGGGCGTCTCCGGCGGGTTTAGCGCCAACCTTTTGATCACCGGCTTGGACCCGATGCTCGCGCGCCTGACCGGCCAGGCCGCCCAGATCATCGACCCGAGCTATGCCGTCAACGCCACCTCAAATTATTATTTCATGGTCGCCTCGACCGTCTTCGTGACCGCGGTGGGCACCTGGGTCACCACGAAATTTGTCGAGCCGATGCTCGGCGAGTGGGACCCGGCGCAGGCCTCGGAGCCGCTGGAGAGCGTGGAGGTGGTCGACGGCGACGAGCGCCGAAACTTCCTGATCTCGATGGGCGTCGCGGCCCTGGTCGCCGCCGGCATCGCCTTTCTGGGCGCCTGGAGCGGCTCGCCGCTGCGCGACCCCATCGCCGAGGGCGACCCGGCCATCAACACGCTCAACTCCTACTTCCAATCGGTCGAGGTCCTGATCGCGCTGCTCTTTATGATCCCCGGCATCGTCTATGGCGTGCTCAATAAGAGCATCAAGAACGACAAAGACGTCGCCAAGATGGCCTCCGAGACCATGGGCACCATGGGCTCCTATATCGTGCTCGCCTTCGTCGCCGGGCAATTCATCGCGTATTTCTCCTGGTCGAAGATCGGCGTGGTCACGGCGGTCAAGGGCGCCATCCTGCTCGAGAGCCTCAACCTCAGCGGCATCGTGCTGCTGCTCGCCTTTATGGCCGTCAGCGCCGTGCTGAACCTCTTCGTGGGCAGCGCCAGCGCCAAATGGGCCTTTATGGCGCCCATTTTTGTGCCGATGCTGATGATGATGGACCTGAGCCCCGAGGCCGTCCAAGCCGCCTACCGTGTGGGCGACTCGGTCACCAATATCATCACACCGCTGATGCCGTATTTGCCCATCATCATCGTCTTCGCCCAGCGCTACGTGAAGGATATCAAGATCGGCACCGTCCTCACCGTCATGCTGCCGTACTCGGTGGCGTTTGCCATCGGCTGGTCGATTCTGTTCATCGTGTGGGTATTTTTGGGCATCCCGCTGGGGCCGGGCGTTGGGGTGAGCTACGCGCCGATGCCGTGACTCGAATCGGGACGTCCCGCTCGCGCGTCGCCGGTCGACGGCTCGGTGGGTATTGGGCTCCTTAAACTCGGCCGACGGTCACCTCAAACGCGTTTCGCTCCGGCTTGCTGACCTGTAGATTGCCGACGGTCCGCGCGTCACCGGCGTGGCGGGTCCGATAGCGGTCCACCAAGATATCGATCATCTCGAGCGTCTCCGGGTCGGCGCGATTAGCGCCCAGTTGTTCGCGCAGCTCCGCCAGCACGCCGCCTTCGGGGCTCTCGGCGTCGATGGCCAGGACATTCCAGATCGTGAGCGCAAAGGACAGGGCGTTTTCAAACTCGTCGGCCGAGGTCTCCGAGTGGGCGCGCTTGGTGATCGGCTGGGCGAAGTCCAGAAAGGTCAGCGTCAACTCAGGGTCGTGTATTTTCAGGTCTTTTGAGGGGCTCATTCCAATTCCGATAGATTCGTGGTGAAGGGGATAGGCCGGCGGTCAAGCCGGTCGCCAGGATGGTAATACCGAGCCCCCTGGAGAGCAAGATCTCGCCGCGCACCTGCGACGCGCCACAAAAACCCACCCACCGCAAACCCACCACGCCGCGCACCCGCGACGCCCGGCAAGAACCCAACAAATGCGCAACAACACCCAACAACCTCGCACCGCATCGCCGCCCCGACGCCCCCCTTCTGTCGCTACGCGACATCTTCCCCAGAGGGGAAGATCTACGGTTACTTCGCTGTTTCTCCTCTGGTTTATGAGGGCGCTAAATCGCCTTAAATATTGGAATGAAACACTCTGGGTCGATGTTCTTCGGTTCGAGTGTGAGCACCCTAATTATGGAGTAAAACGATGTTCCTAGACCCTATCTATTTGCTCATCATGGGCGTTGGTTTCGTGCTGAGCCTGGGCGCCCAATTCTGGGTAAAAAACCGCGTCAACAAATGGCTCAAGGTCCCGACCAGCCGCGGGATGACCGGGCGCGATGTCGCCCAGGAGATCCTGCGCGTCAAAGGCATCACGGACGTGACCGTGGAGCAGACCCCGGGTTTTCTGTCCGACCACTACGACCCGAGCTCGCGCACGCTGCGGCTTAGCCCCGACATCTATAACGGACGCTCGGTGACCGCCGCCGGCATCGCCGCCCACGAGGTCGGCCACGCCATCCAGCACAAGGAAGGCTATTGGCCGATGACCATCCGCCAGAAGATGGTGCCGGTGGCCAATATCGGCACGAACCTGGGCGTCTGGATCATGATCGCCGGGCTCTTTATCGGCATCACCGGCCTGGCCAAAGTCGGCGTGTTGCTCTTCGCGGGCTTTGTCGGCTTCACCGTGGTGACACTCCCGGTTGAGTTCGACGCCTCGGCGCGCGCCAAACGCGCGGTGGCCGACTATAATATCGTCGGGCCGCGCGAATTGGGCGGGGTCAGCCAGGTGCTGACCGCGGCGGCCGCGACCTATGTGGCCGCCGCGGTGTCGGCGATTCTGCAGCTTTTGTATTGGTTGTACCGGCTGGGGCTGCTGGGTGGGCGGCGTGATTAGCGCACCACTCTAGCTAGAAATTTGGCCCCAAAAAGCCCGCGTAGCTTAGCCATCCTTAAGCGACTCAAAGCCTGCGATCAGGTCAAAAAGCTCGGCGTCGATATTGTCTTTGCGCAGGCGGTGATAGGAGCGGGTCATCTCTTCGAGCAGGCCGTCAATATTCTTCTCGGCGCGTTGCATGGCGGCCAGGCGGCTGGCGTTTTCGCTGGCAAGGGACTCCGCGCAGGCGCGAAAGAGCGAGACGAATAGGTATTCGCGCACCAGGGCGGGGAGGGTGTTTTGGGCGCCATTGAGCACCTGCGCCGGCAGGTTGGTCGGCCAGGCGATGGCGCTAAGTTCGCGGCTCCACGCGGCGTCGAGCGGCAATAGGCGCTGGCTCACCGGAGTGTAAGTGGCCGGGCCGGTGGGCTGGTTATGAAAGAGGTAGATCTCCTTGAGTTCGCCGGCTGCGCGGCGCTCCTCGAGCTCCGAGAGCACCGTCGCGATGAGCGGCGAGATGGCCTGAATCGAGCCTGGCAGCCGGAAATGTGCCGTGGACTCAAGCGCCGAGTCCTGCAGCCGATGCCCCACGCGCTCGCCGACCACCCACACAGACCTTTTGTCCGCAATCTCGCTCATTTCCTCTAGGACGTATTCGGCCATCACCTCGTTGAATTGGCCGACCAATCCCTGGTCGGAGCCGAACACGATGGCGACCACGTTTCCGCCGTCGGACAGGCTCAGGCTCGTCTGAATGTCGCGCATCGCCGGGTCGCGAAAACAGGCCGAGAGACCGAGTTGGACGGTATGATAATAGTCGTCTAGCGAACGCACGGCGTTCTCGTATTGGGTCACACTTGAGGCCGCGACGGCCTTCATGGTGCGCACCACGCCGTGCAAATCCGTGGCGCTGCCGATCTTTTGGAGCAGGCTTCCGGTGGTCTCACTCATGACTTCTGCCGCGTCTGCGCCAGGGCAACCTCCTCGGCCACAAGGAAGGGCTTGAGGGCTTTTTTGGCCAGCCCAATCAAAATGTCGCGGTCCTCGGGGCCCAACTTTTGACTCCCCCCAAAGAGCCTGCTCAGGCTCTCCGGGATATCTTTTGTCGCCTTTTTGAGCGCCGCTTGCGCCTCGACCATCTCGGTCAGGGGGACGCCGTCAAAGAGCCCCTCACTGAGGGCGAGCAACACGAGGATCTGGCCGGGGACCGAGACCGGGGCGAGCTCGGGTTGCTTAAGGCAGGCGCGAATGCGCCGACCGTGGTCGATGGTCTGTTGGGTGCTCTCGTCGAGTCGCGCGCCGAAGCGCGCGAAAGTCTCGAGCTCTTCGAATTGCGCGTAGGCGAGCTTAAGGTTGCCGGTGACCGCGCGATACGCGGCGCGCTGCGCCTTGCCGCCGACGCGCGAGACGGACTTGCCCACGTCGACCGCGGGCAGCACGCCCAGCTCAAAGAGCGTCGGGGACAGATAGATCTGGCCGTCGGTAATGGAGATCAAATTCGTCGGGATATAATCCGAGATATTCTGGGCCTCGGTCTCAATCACGGGCAACGCGGTGAGTGAGCCGCCGCCGCGCTCATCGTTGAGGCGGGTGGAGCGCTCCAGCAGGCGGGAGTGAATATAGAAAATATCGCCAGGGAACGCCTCGCGCCCGGGCGGGCGGCGCAATAAGAGCGACAGCTCGCGGTAGCTTCGCGCGTGCTGGGTGAGGTCGTCATAGACGATCAGGACATCCCGGCCCGCCTCCATAAAGTGCTCGGCGATGCTGGTCGCGGCGTAGGGGGCGATATAGGCGAGCCCGGGCGGATCGTTACCCTCGGTGACGACCACCACGCTGTAGGACAGCGCGTCGTGCTCCCGCAAGGTGGCCACGACCCGCGCGACCGCCGCCGCGCGCTGGCCGATCGCGCAGTATACGCAGACCACATCCTGGCCGCGCTGGTTAATAATCGTGTCGAGCGCGATGGCCGTCTTGCCGGTCTGGCGGTCGCCGAGGATCAGCTCGCGCTGGCCTCGCCCGATGGGCACCAGGGCGTCGACGACTTTAACGCCGGTCTGCAGCGGCACGGTGACCGGCGACCGGTCCATAATCGCCGGGGCGGGGCGCTCGATGGGGAGGCGCCCGGAGGTGGGCACCGGGCCCAGCTCGTCGAGGGGGCGCCCGAGGGGGTCGATGACGCGCCCGAGCACGCCGGCCCCGACCGGAACATCCATGACCCGCCCGGTGCGCTCGACCTCGTCGCCGGCGTGCAGATGCGAGTATTGCCCGAGCAGCACGCAGCCAACTTCGTCCTCATCGACGTTAAAGGTGATGCCCTGAACGCCGCCGGGGAATTGCACGAGCTCCTCGACGCCGACGCCGGGCAGCCCGGTGATATGCGCGATGCCGGTCGAAACGCTCACGATGCGCCCGACCTCGCGCGGCTTGAGGTCCGGTGCGCTCTGCTCGCGCGCCGTGTCGGCCGCCGAGAACATCCGGTCGAAGGCCCCCTTGAGTGTCTCAGACGAGTTCATAATTCTTCCCAGCGTGGAGCCTGGGCTTGTGCTCACCCAGAATCTCGGAAATATTCTTCTCCATCTCGACGAGATATTCGGAGATGCTCCAGGCGACCTTAAAGCCATCCAGCATCAACTCGATCCCGGCGATCAGGCCGTCAACGGTTTTAAATTCCACAGCGGCCGGCGCGCCGAAGACCTGGCTGAGGGTTGCGCGAAGGGCGTCTTTTTGCGCGTCCCCGAGCTCAAAGGCGCTCTGGATAAGCATCGGCTGCGCGTCGTCTCCCGCCGTCGCCCGAAGGTTGTCGACGCTGGCCGGGTCCAGCCCGCGCAGGCGCTCGCCGAACAGCTCCACGATGCGCGCCTCAAGGCTGACCCCGGCCAGCTCTTTGAGGACCTTGCGCGTGGTCGCGAAGACGGCGTCGCGGCTCTGGCCGGTGATGATATTTTGCAGGGACTGGAACTCGCTGCGCAGCGCCTCCTCGCGCTCGGCGCGAATTCGCTCGGCGGCCCGGCGACCCTGGTCGACCAGGCGCTGGCGCTCTTCGGCGGCCTCGACGTGCGCCTGGCGCAAGAGCGCGTCGCGCTCGGCGTCCAATTGCGCGCTCTTTTGCTGAAATTTCTCATGCTGCGCGTCGGCCAGCGACTGTTTGGCCGCCGCGTCGGCGAGCTCGGTCGCGATCTTGTGCTCACGTGCGTCGATGGCGTTCAAGATCGGCAGATAGAGGAAGCGCTTGAGCAACCACACCAACACCAGGAAATTGAGCATCTGCGCAACGACTGTAAACCAATCGACAACCATAGATTATTGCCCCGCGACTTGAGCAAGCGCAGTGTTCCAGAACGGATTGGCGAAGATCAGAATCATCGACACGACGAAGCAGTAGATCGCCGTGGATTCAACCATCGCCAGGCCGACGAATAGCGTTCGGGTAATAGTCGGCGCCGCGTCGGGCTGCTGGGCCAGCGAGGTCAGCGCCGCGACCACGGCTTTTCCCTCAGCGTACGCCGGCACCATCGTGCCGATCGCGGTCGCCAACGCGCTCATGATGATTGATGCCACAGCGATTGTTGTCATTGCTTCCATGGTTTTCCCCTATGTGTTCTCAAGCGTTTTAGTGGGCTCGGTTTTAGTGCTGCGAATCGCGGCGGCGATATAGACCGCCGCCAAAATAAAGAAAATATACGCCTGAACCATGCCGGTGAGCAGGCCCAGCGCGGTCATAATGATCGGAAAGAAGAAGGGCGTAATAGCCAATAGGATCGCCAAGATCAGCCCGCCGCTCATCATATTCCCGAACAGGCGAACCGCCAGCGCGAGGGTGCGCGAGATCTCCCCGATCAGGTTGAAGGGCAACATGATAAAGGTCGGCTGCGTATAGGTTTTTAGGTACCCCAGCAAGCCGCGGTCCAGGACGCCGAAAAGCGGAATCGCGATAAATACGCACACGGCCAGGGCGGTCGTGGTGGACAGCGACCCGGTGGGCGGCTCGAAGCCGGGCACGATGGTCAGCAGGCTCGAGGTCGCGATGAAGAGAAATAGGGTGCCCAAAAAGCCTAGATATTTCCGGCCGTTATCGATGCCCACCTCTTCGATCTGGTCGACGATCGTGGTGACCACAATTTCGAGCGCGTTTTGCCAGCGCGAGCGCTGCAAGCCCGTCGATAGCCGGCGGGTGATGAGCTTCGAGCCGACCACCAGGAGCAACATCAACGCCCAGGTGAAGACGATGGTCGCGTTGAGGCGCACGTCGCCGTATTCCAAAAAGATGATTTCATCGGGACTAAGGCGCATGCGTGGGCTCCGGGGTCAATGGCGCGTGTAGTTCCGTCACCCGCGTTATCACAGCGCGCGCCAAAAGGAACCCGGCCAGGCAGGCGACGATGCGCTGCCATTGGCCGCCGCCGACCAGGTAAAAACCACCGACCGTGACCACCATGCGCAGCACGAAGCTACCCACAGCCCACAGGGCGGGGCGCGCGGAGGTCGTCACCTTTTGGACCGTCCACCAGAGACTGCCAAAAAAGAGCCCCCCCAGCGCGACGCCGCCCAGGCCGGCCAAGAACCAAATAAATGCGTCATTCATCGCTATCCTCGCTATCCTCGTTGATCTCGTTGCTCTCGCGATTGAGCCAATGCCAGGCGTTCAGACACCCGATCACAAGCCCCGTGGTGAGCAGCGCAAGCGTCCATGAGCGCCCGCTGGGGTCGCGCTCGTCGAGCCAGATACCCAGCGCCGCCCCCAGCAGCGTCGGCACCGTGACTGACCACCCGATCAGCCCCATCATCCCGAGGCCAAACCACACGCTCGTTTTTCCCTTGCGCCGGGCGTCGAGCTTTCTTTTGGCCTTGCGATCGATGCGATTGGCCAGGGCCGGCCGGCCGGGGTCGGGCTGTTTTTGCGGCGTATCACTCATTATGAAAGCTCACCAGTCTGCGCATAAAGCCGACCTCTAACCGGGCCATGGCCGAGCGCAAGACTTGCTCATGCTCGGTCAGGGTCAGAAATTCTTCTTCGACCGCGTTTCGCAGTTTTTCCAGGTCGACGCCGCCGATGGCGCGGCGCGCCGACACGGTGACCACCGAGCCCGCTTTGACCAAAACACCTTCGTCGATGGCCACAAAGACCTCCTGGGCGTCGTCGGTCTCATAGGTAAAGATCCCCGGCTCCAGCGCCGCCACACAGTCCAACCGGCGCGGCAGGATCCCGAAGGAGCCGCCGGGGGTCTCGGCCACGATGCGCACGACATTTTGCTCAAGGGCGAAGACCTTGGCAGGCAACAGGATTTTGAGCGTCATGGAGCTCATGCTCAAGCCACGCTGGTCTTGGTCGAGGCCTGGTATTTGGCGACGGCGTCGTCGACCGTGCCGACCATATAAAAAGCGCTCTCCGGATAATCTAAAAACTCGTCGCCCAAGATGCGCTCGCAGCCCGAAAGGGCGTCTTCGAGCGGGACCAGGGTACCCGACATGCCCGTAAATTGCTCGGTGGTGAAGAACGGCTGCGTCAAGAAACGCTCTAATTGCCGCGCGCGCGTGACCACCTTGCGGTCCTGGCCGGAGAGCTGCTCCAGCCCGAGCATCGCGATGATATCTTTGAGCTCGGCGTATTGGGCGAGGGTGCGCCGCACGTCCTGTGCCACCCGGTAATGGCGCTCGCCGACGATATTCGGGGCGATCATCTTCGAGTTCGACTGCAGCGGGTCCACCGCGGGGAACAGCCCCTCGCTGGCGCGCTCGCGCGACAACACCAGCGTGGCCGACAGGTGCGAGAAGGTGTGCACCGCCGCCGGATCGGTGAAATCATCGGCGGGGACATAGACCGCCTGAATCGAGGTAATTGCGCCGTTTTCGGTGTTGGCGATGCGCTCTTCGAGCGCCGACAATTCCGTGCCCATCGTCGGCTGATACCCCAGGCGAGACGGCATTTGACCCATCAGACCCGAGACCTCCGAGCCGGCTTGAATGAAGCGAAAGATATTGTCGATAAGAAGCAGCACGTCGCGGTGCTCATCGTCGCGAAAATACTCCGCCATGGTGAGCGCGGCGTGGCCGACCCTGAAGCGACAGCCGGGCGGCTCGTTCATCTGCCCGAAGATCATCACCATCTTCGAGAGCACCCCGGCCTCGCTCATCTCGCGGTACAGCTCCTCGCCCTCGCGGCAGCGCTCGCCGATGCCGCAGAAGATGCTCACCCCGTCGTGGTGGCCGATCATATTGTGGATCATCTCGGTGAGCAGCACGGTCTTGCCGACCCCCGCGCCCCCGAATAACCCGGCCTTGCCGCCGCGCTCCAGCGGGACGAGGATGTCGATGGCCTTGATCCCGGTCTGAAAAACCTCGGACGTCGTCGAGCGCCGCGCCAGCGGGGGCGGCGGGTTATGCACCGAGCGCCACTCCACGTCCTCGGGCTGGGGCAGCCGGTCGATGGCGTCGCCAAACACGTCAAACATCCGCGAGAGAATCCCCGGGCCCACTGGCACCTTGAGCGGCGCGCCGGTATTCTCGACCATTTCGCCGCGCCCCAGCCCCTGGGTCGGCGTCAGCGCGATACCTCGCACCGTGGTCGCGTCGCGCTGGGCGAGGACTTCGATGATGATCTCGCCGTCATGGGCGGTCAGGACCGTGTGAATTTGCGGCAGGTTGCGGTCGAATTCGACATCGACAACGCTGCCACGAATCGCCACGACCTTGCCTTGTTGCACATCCTTCATTGTTTTCTCCAGATCAGTTTGCCCGCCCGCAACATACATCATTACGAAATATATAGATATGGCTGGGCGAGCCCGCTAGCACGAGCGCCCGCGGCGCGACGGCGTACTGAAGGAACGCCAGGGGCGGGCGATCTGGTCAGTGGTTGCGCTCAGAGTTCCAGCAGACCATCCGGAATCCTGAGTTGATTCTTATCATTCTTGCCTCGGCACAGCACTTTTATCTCAGGGGTCAACGCGCAACTATGGTCGCGGCCCGCCGCGACCGCGCTAAACTCACCGGCGTGCGTGATGAGACGGGGAGGGGTACCATTTTGCCCCCAACAGGTCACCGTATCCTTCGCATGTTGGCGCCGAATCGCGCAGGTATGCACGTATCCGGCCGCGACTGATAGAAACTCGGGGTTTTGCTGCGATTCCGCCCCATAATTCGAGGGGTCTCCCCAACAAGCCACCGAATTGGCGATATGCGGGTCCGTATCGTCGAGAATACCGCAGGCAAAGGTAGCGCCGGCCGAGATCGATTTAAATTTGCGCTTGAGATCCGACGCGTTGTCGGGCGAGGCAACCCCCGTCCCCCAACAACTGACCGTCGAATCCTCGACCGCAATTCCGCAGGTATAGCCATCTCCGGCCGAGATGGTTCGACGAGCTTAGCGCGGTGTCCCAAATCGCAAATATTGCGCCAAAAGCATCGCTTAGCAGGCCTTGGGGCACAACGCCCCTGGGAGGGCGTGACCTGGCGGGGCGAAAGATCGGGACAGGTTAGAAAAAATCGACCTGCTCAACGACAGCGTCGGTCTGTCTCCTGGCAGGCAAACCGCACATGAAAATGCTTGTGGTGGCCGCGCGCATGGCGCACGATCGCGTCGCCGCCGCTATAAGCGGGGTATTGAAAGACGCGGTCCACCCACTCCTCGGTGGCGCCCTGGGCCAGGGCTTCGGCGCGCAGGGTGCGCTGATGCCAGCGGTCGATGAAGATATACTCGACGTGGCCGCCGTCGAGCAGGTCCTTGAGGATGACCAGCAGCTTCTTGGCGTCCAGCTCGTTTCGGCGCACATGGCCAAAGCGGCGCAGGGTCTTTGCGGCGTTCTTGCGCGGGTAGCTGATGTCGATGTCGCGCCCGGTGCGATGCGAGGCGTGAGGGTGAATCTTTCGGCCGACGCGGAAGCTGATATCCCCGACCATCAGCGGTTCGCTGTCGGGGTAGGCTTTGCCGTAATTATTGAGCACACGGCTGACTTCGCTGACCGTATAATAGGTGCCGAAGGCTCGGTGCGGGTAGAGGATGCGATAATAGGGGCTGTCGGGGAGCGGCTCGCCGTTGAAGAGGCGGCCGCGATTGGCCGCGCCGTAGCTCTTCGAGAAGGTATCGGGGTCGCGCTCCCAGACGCGGATGCGCTGGCCTGGGCTCAAGTCATTGAGGTTGACCCCGGGGTTCAGCCGCTGCAGCGACGCGTTGTTGAGCCGGTACATTTGGCGCAGGCGCTTGAGCGTCTCGCCGGGCAGGATGGTGTGCCATAATTCGTTGAGTTGCTGGGTCTGAACGACCGGCTTTCCGTCTTCGATGGGCCAGGCGGCGGGGTCATCGGGCAACTTCCAGCGCTCGTCGCGAATGCGCCGGGCGATGCGCTCCAGGGTCCCGGGCTCCATGATCGCGTTGAGGGCGACCGGCCCCAGGCCGGCGGAGGCCAGCGAGAGGCTGCTGGCGACCGAGGGCGGCGGCGCCTGGGCCTCGGCGGGGGCAAGGTTTGCGTTTGGCGTCAAGACCGCCACCGCGACCACCACCAGACTCAGGCTTAGACTACGCAGCCCGACGCCGACATTCCATCGGCGCTGAGGGGGTGTCACGTGTTTTTGCATGCTATTATTTGATTCGAATCGCATAGAAATTATCGAGCGAAAGGAAGCGAGTAATAATCGCCAGGGGCACACACGACATCGGTGGCGCGCTCGCAGAGGAGACCGGTGAAATATGTCGTTCTCAGTCGTACGCTATGGTCCTAAAAGTGCTCACGTGCTTGATTCCGGCAACGCCACGAATCACGCAGGCGTTTTCTACATAGCGGGAGTTTTGGCGCCCGACAAGGAGACTGCCAGGGAATTTATTCCATCACTCAAACGATTGGCGTATATAACTCGCCGATGCGAGTCGCATTTTGTGGGCATATTATGCTATGCGCGTGTCGGAACAAAAGCCAAACCTTTTTCGCAGCGCGACTCGATTGGTTTGATGCGCACTTGCCGCACGGTGGCGTCTTCCTTATGTTGTCGGCGTCAGGCGTCATTTTCTGAACTATCGGAGTAATTATGGGACTTCTCGACTTTCTATTTGACAAAGAACAAGCGCAAGTGCGTCGGATTCAAAAACTCAAGAAAACGCTCACCAACATGTATGTGCAGCCGCCGGAGCGTAAATACGCGATCCAGACGCTGCGCGACGAGGGCACGCCCGACGCGGTGCGCGCGCTCCTGGCGCGTTTTGAGGATAACGCCCCCAACACCACGGTCGACGGCGACGAGAAGACCTACGTCTATGAGTCTCTGGTGAGCATGTCCGCCGACCCGGATCTCGACGTGCGCGGGATCATCACCAATTACCTGCGCGGGCGCGAAGAGAAGATCAACTGGCCGATGAAGGTCCTCACCGACCTGCTCGACTACCAGGAGATGATCAGCCTGGTGTGCGAGCTGCTGGAATCCTGCGGCGCCGACTACCAGCGAAACCCCGAGAAAAAGCAAGAGCTGGTGCTTCGCAGCGCGGACCTGCGCAGCGAAGAGCTCAGCGAGCAATTGCTGCGCTTCCTCGACGACCTCAACGAGACGATCCGTTTCCTGGCGGTCGAGGCGCTGCTCAAGCATGACTTCAAAGATCTCATCGAAGCGCCGCTGCGCGAGCGTCTGCGCGAAGAGGAGTCGCTTCGCATCGTCCAGAAAATCGCCGATGCCTTCGCCGCCAACCCCGAGTGGAAGATTCCGGAGGAGGAGCGCGAAGACGTCGAGGCCGTATTGCCCAACGAGTTCGCGCTGCACACCGAAGGCTATATCTATCAGCGACACGCCTAATTCTCCGGGGCCCCAGCGGCCCAAGATGCTGCGAGACGCGCGATGCCTTTGAGCTTTGCAACCCGGCCCGGTGAGCTAAACGCCCCGGATGATATCGACCTACCCGCCCAGGTCCGCTCGGCGCAGTTTCTAAGCGCCTGGTCGGGCTCTGCGCTCTACGGCCACCAGCGCCCGCTTCGGCTTGGCGGGGTCTTCGTTGAGTCGGCCGGTGTCGTCCTGGGGCTTCGCAGTTGGAATGACGCCCGTGAGGGCGTCATCGACACGGTGCCCTACGCGATTTTCGAAGTCGAAAAGATCGTGCGCATGATGCTGCACCAGAGCGGGCTGGCCTTCGAGATTCTGGCC encodes:
- a CDS encoding F0F1 ATP synthase subunit C; its protein translation is MEAMTTIAVASIIMSALATAIGTMVPAYAEGKAVVAALTSLAQQPDAAPTITRTLFVGLAMVESTAIYCFVVSMILIFANPFWNTALAQVAGQ
- a CDS encoding alternate F1F0 ATPase, F1 subunit alpha, whose protein sequence is MNSSETLKGAFDRMFSAADTAREQSAPDLKPREVGRIVSVSTGIAHITGLPGVGVEELVQFPGGVQGITFNVDEDEVGCVLLGQYSHLHAGDEVERTGRVMDVPVGAGVLGRVIDPLGRPLDELGPVPTSGRLPIERPAPAIMDRSPVTVPLQTGVKVVDALVPIGRGQRELILGDRQTGKTAIALDTIINQRGQDVVCVYCAIGQRAAAVARVVATLREHDALSYSVVVVTEGNDPPGLAYIAPYAATSIAEHFMEAGRDVLIVYDDLTQHARSYRELSLLLRRPPGREAFPGDIFYIHSRLLERSTRLNDERGGGSLTALPVIETEAQNISDYIPTNLISITDGQIYLSPTLFELGVLPAVDVGKSVSRVGGKAQRAAYRAVTGNLKLAYAQFEELETFARFGARLDESTQQTIDHGRRIRACLKQPELAPVSVPGQILVLLALSEGLFDGVPLTEMVEAQAALKKATKDIPESLSRLFGGSQKLGPEDRDILIGLAKKALKPFLVAEEVALAQTRQKS
- a CDS encoding F0F1 ATP synthase subunit B; the protein is MVVDWFTVVAQMLNFLVLVWLLKRFLYLPILNAIDAREHKIATELADAAAKQSLADAQHEKFQQKSAQLDAERDALLRQAHVEAAEERQRLVDQGRRAAERIRAEREEALRSEFQSLQNIITGQSRDAVFATTRKVLKELAGVSLEARIVELFGERLRGLDPASVDNLRATAGDDAQPMLIQSAFELGDAQKDALRATLSQVFGAPAAVEFKTVDGLIAGIELMLDGFKVAWSISEYLVEMEKNISEILGEHKPRLHAGKNYELV
- a CDS encoding zinc metallopeptidase, with the translated sequence MFLDPIYLLIMGVGFVLSLGAQFWVKNRVNKWLKVPTSRGMTGRDVAQEILRVKGITDVTVEQTPGFLSDHYDPSSRTLRLSPDIYNGRSVTAAGIAAHEVGHAIQHKEGYWPMTIRQKMVPVANIGTNLGVWIMIAGLFIGITGLAKVGVLLFAGFVGFTVVTLPVEFDASARAKRAVADYNIVGPRELGGVSQVLTAAAATYVAAAVSAILQLLYWLYRLGLLGGRRD
- a CDS encoding F0F1 ATP synthase subunit A; the encoded protein is MRLSPDEIIFLEYGDVRLNATIVFTWALMLLLVVGSKLITRRLSTGLQRSRWQNALEIVVTTIVDQIEEVGIDNGRKYLGFLGTLFLFIATSSLLTIVPGFEPPTGSLSTTTALAVCVFIAIPLFGVLDRGLLGYLKTYTQPTFIMLPFNLIGEISRTLALAVRLFGNMMSGGLILAILLAITPFFFPIIMTALGLLTGMVQAYIFFILAAVYIAAAIRSTKTEPTKTLENT
- a CDS encoding F0F1 ATP synthase subunit gamma, which gives rise to MSETTGSLLQKIGSATDLHGVVRTMKAVAASSVTQYENAVRSLDDYYHTVQLGLSACFRDPAMRDIQTSLSLSDGGNVVAIVFGSDQGLVGQFNEVMAEYVLEEMSEIADKRSVWVVGERVGHRLQDSALESTAHFRLPGSIQAISPLIATVLSELEERRAAGELKEIYLFHNQPTGPATYTPVSQRLLPLDAAWSRELSAIAWPTNLPAQVLNGAQNTLPALVREYLFVSLFRACAESLASENASRLAAMQRAEKNIDGLLEEMTRSYHRLRKDNIDAELFDLIAGFESLKDG
- a CDS encoding ATP synthase subunit I — protein: MNDAFIWFLAGLGGVALGGLFFGSLWWTVQKVTTSARPALWAVGSFVLRMVVTVGGFYLVGGGQWQRIVACLAGFLLARAVITRVTELHAPLTPEPTHAP
- a CDS encoding AbgT family transporter, whose protein sequence is MAADAPNTPESTPSKDNFVVRQLHRMAEMGNRLPDPLTLFALMALAVVLASAALSGTSVTVLEGTPQAQSHEVLSLLSWEGIRWMFLNAIDNFMGFAPLGPVLTVMLGIGIAERTGFVTMGLRVLVESVPKSLITATLIFACVMSSMVADAGYIVLTPLGALIFAGLGRHPIAGLAAAYAGVSGGFSANLLITGLDPMLARLTGQAAQIIDPSYAVNATSNYYFMVASTVFVTAVGTWVTTKFVEPMLGEWDPAQASEPLESVEVVDGDERRNFLISMGVAALVAAGIAFLGAWSGSPLRDPIAEGDPAINTLNSYFQSVEVLIALLFMIPGIVYGVLNKSIKNDKDVAKMASETMGTMGSYIVLAFVAGQFIAYFSWSKIGVVTAVKGAILLESLNLSGIVLLLAFMAVSAVLNLFVGSASAKWAFMAPIFVPMLMMMDLSPEAVQAAYRVGDSVTNIITPLMPYLPIIIVFAQRYVKDIKIGTVLTVMLPYSVAFAIGWSILFIVWVFLGIPLGPGVGVSYAPMP